The DNA segment AACAACATGTGTTGAGTAAAAGAAAAGTTCAACAATATGTTACATTTTTCCTTTAGTTTTTCAACTTTATGGTAAAAGCTACTAATATACTCGATATTTGTATAGATTATGTATTCTTATCAGTTTTGTGTCTTATTCAAATATTGGAACAAAAGAAGGTGCGCCCACATGCAATGCTTGTGGTATATTAGATTTTTTCCCGTTGAGATGGTCTATTATGATTGGACATACAGTATTAATGATGATTAAGgactttttatgaaaatttacGTTTTGCAGCTTCTACGTATGACTATTTCCCGTTGAGTAATTTGAAAAGCTTTTTTTGCACAATAGGCATTTGAAATATTACACTTTTTATATTAATTAATGCTATCTTCAATATTATGTTTGAAatcttaaaaattcaaaaatgcatTTATTAAAGAATATTCTCGCGAAAAATATTTATCAACCTTGTTTGTGAGCTAGACGACAGGAAATGCAATTTGAATGGTTTACAATGAACAATTTATCAATGGACCCGAAACCTAATTAATTATTGTGCATTATTGCTTGTGAGTCCTTTTTTCTAGTTTAATGGCCAGATACGTTCAACGTTTGATTATTGTGTTAGTCTTCTAATTTATTTCCTTGTAGACGATAGTGATTAGGATCAAGACATATAGTTGTTTGCGGTTCGTATATAGAGTGTAAACAACGAAATAGGCCAATTTTTTATTAGAGCTTTATTACTTAATAATTCAAAAATGTTTCTGGTTTTCTAGTTTGCCATTGTATCATCACTAGGACAGAATAATACCGAATTAAATGTGAAGTTCATAAGATTATTAGCGATTATCAGTTTTCATAAAATCAAAGTCTTAAATATTTGAATCCGGGAAAGGGTCAAATTTGTCATGTATTATTTGAAATTGAGCAATTTTCGTTAAGTTTTTGGCTAATATTACCTCATCCGCTGTTGGAAAAAATTCTCATTTACCCGTATCCCCTATTGGAGTTCTGATATAAGGTGATTTTAAATCATAATAGTAAAAATTGAGTGATAAAAATTGGACCTTTTTGCCATGCCATGCATCCAAAGTATTTGCCAGAACTTTGCCGTTATATGCATCCACATAACATGGTTATCTTATTGGCCTTGAGTCAATTTAAGACCAAGATCCTAAAAGAGTGTCTATAAGGGACCACCCCATTAAAATTTGATAAATATGTTAATCTTGTTGAAGGGGAATTATCAGTAATTGAGTGACAGTAAAGTTATATCCGTATGACCTAAAAGTTACGAGTTCGAATCATAGATACAACTACTAATATTTGCATTAGCGTAACTTGTCTACATCACAACTTTAGGGGTGCGACCATTTTTCGAATCCTACATAAATACGAAATGTTTTGTGAATCACattatcctttttttaaaaatatatactaACCTTCGTTCATGCATCTGCTTATTGATGCACCAACAGACAGGATCGCCAATTATGCGGTATCATATCATCCCACACCATTGCTACATGTTACAAAGAGTTAATTACCTTCTTCCTTTCCATTTACGCAAACATTGGTTCTTGCTTTTATCACGGTAAGTCGTTTGGtatgagataaaaataataattccgCGATAAAATTTAGGATTAATTTTATCTTATATTTATTTTGGGGTATAAGCTAATTCCGTAACAACTTTTATATTAAAATAGTGAGATTAGTTATCCCATATATCCCGGAATATCCCACTATTACTCCAAACGACCCTAAAGGAACATATGAGACTGTTTCCATGAATAGTTGACACTTGGAATGATTGGATTGTTCAATAAATGAGAAGAGGAAGCGAGGAAGGACAAATTTTAATTAGAGTTTATTActacttttaaaaatttaaaaatgtcTCTGCTTTCTATAATTTGCTATTAAAACATCATAATGATAAAAAGAGTACTAAATCATTTAAGTTCATAAGATTATCGGCGATCTTATTTTTCAAACAGTTATAAACTTTTCAAAAGATGTCTGGGAAATTTCATCTTAAATATTTCCAAAAAGTTAtccttaccaaatttcacaagatTAAGACGATATATAAAACAAAATTTATTCTTCTGAACATATTTCAATTACCAAAAATTATAACGTGATGGGTAGAATCCCTAAATAAAAATTATGTAAAAAATGCTTCCTCTTTCACAGGCTGAATTCGAAGGAAATTTAAAAACatgtaaaaggaaaaagaagaaaatgtgATTGTGAAAGTTCAAGGCTCGAGGTCAAAAAGTTATAAATCATAATGTATAGCTCCATCCAACTGCGTAGACACACGATACACATGTGAGATCCTTTCTTTTGTTCTATATATAGGAACAATggtaaaattaattttttgtgatttttaaattACGAATTCGAATTCTTGAATAATTATATTTAGGTAAATTGCCTTATATTATTGTTCGAGATGTGATATTTTTGTAAATACTTTACTCACCAAACTGTTTTTTTTTTACTCTCCAAGACCCCAGCAGGCATGCCTACTTGCAGCTTTTAGGTAGTCCACAAGGCACGCACTTTTGACTCTTGTTCAAGTTTTACCCCCCTGAAATCAGATATAACAACCATTTCCCAAAACGTAATTTAACACTTTCGTGGCCCTAACAAACTTGCCTAAACTTGGAATAAAATCCGAACTAGTAATTCTAATTTCAGGTCCGCTTTCTCACCCGCAATGCAGTTTCTTCACCCGAAAAAGACGAAGACAAAAGGACAGTGGAAAAAATAGCAACAGTTagcttttttccttctttttggcTAGTGGTGGATGGGTCAATCAGCTTCCACCGTCGCCGGAGCTCAAAACCGTATCAAATTCAGATCTTCGTCGCCAGTTTATTCCATGAAGAATAGCGACGATTCCGacgatgttgttgttgttgatgtattcgAAGCCGGAGATTTGGATTATACTAATTATATTCCTGATGAGTGTTTAGCTTGCATTTTCCAGTCTCTTAGCTCAGGTGACCGGAAAAGTTGTTCCCTCGTCTGCCGCCGTTGGCTCCGCGTCGAAGGTCAGAGCCGTCACCGTCTCTCTCTCAACGCGCAATCGGACCTTGTAGcggtggttcctttgattttttCACGGTTCGATTCGGTCACGAAACTCGCTTTGAAATGTGACCGTAGATCTACGAGTATAGGTGATGAGGCGTTGGTGCTTATCTCGTTACGGTGCCGGAACCTAACTCGTTTGAAGCTCCGATCGTGCCGTGAGCTTACTGATGCTGGAATGGAAGCTTTCGCGAAGAATTGCAAGGGTTTGAAGAAGCTATCTTGTGGATCGTGTGCTTTTGGAGCTAAAGGCATGAACGCCGTGTTGAATAACTGCTCGGCGCTGGAAGAGTTGTCGGTAAAGCGCCTACGTGGCATCACAGATGGCGCGGCGGCTGAGCCGATTGGTCCTGGCGTTGCAGGAGGTTCTCTTAGAGTTGTATGCCTTAAGGAACTGTATAACGGACAGTGTTTTGGACCGTTAATTATTGGATCGAAGAATTTGCGGACGCTTAAGCTATTCCGGTGTTCTGGAGATTGGGATAAGCTTCTGGAAGTGATTGCTGAACAAGTCAGCTGTGGACTTGTTGAAGTTCATCTTGAGAGGCTTCAGGTAAGTGACACTGGTCTTGCTGCTATTTCCAAATGTTTAAATCTTGAAATTCTGCACCTTGTGAAAACGCCTGAATGCACTAATATTGGTTTAAAGACTGTTGCTGAACACTGTAAGCTTTTAAGAAAGCTTCATATTGATGGATGGAAGACTAACAGGATAAGTGATGAAGGGTTAATTGCTGTGGCAAAGCATTGCCCCAACTTACAAGAATTGGTTTTAATCGGTGTGAACCCGACATGTGCTAGTTTGGAGAAGCTGGCTACGAATTGCTTGAATTTAGAGAGATTGGCTTTGTGTGGAAGTGAAACTGTTGGAGATCCTGAACTGTCGTGCATAGCTGCAAAATGTAATGCTTTGAGAAAACTCTGTATAAAGAGTTGCCCTGTATCCGATCAGGGTATGGAAGCGCTTGCTGGCGGATGTCCGAATTTGGTAAAAGTAAAGGTTAAGAAGTGTAGATTGGTGACTTCTGAAAGTGCAGACTGGTTGAGGACCACTAGGGGTTCTGTGGCCGTGAACTTGGATGCAACTGAACCTGAAAATCCCGATGCAAGCGCCAGTGATGGTGGTGTCCCTGAAGTTGGGAATGAAAATAGGCAGGTTGCCGCCCAAGTAGGTGGTGCAAATATTGCATCAAGCAGTACCGGGAGGTCCAATTCCTTCAAGGCAAGGCTAGGACTTACAACGGGAAGACATCTGGTGGCTTGCACATTCAGAAGGTGGTCGAGCTTTGGTGGGAGTTCCAGTTCCAGAAATACTTAGAAAAAGGAGCTGACTGAGATCAATGTTTATGTTCAAATATTCTGCTATTGGAGTTATTTGGCTCTTATTACATTTATATATTCTTGAGTTCGCGTGCTGGTTAATGCGACAACCGGTTCAGCCTTTATGGTTGCACCCTGTCCTTGGGTTTCCTCTTTTCCCTCATGTACTAGTGATGCTCTTTTTGGGCTTATATGCTTCTTTTACGTGGAGTTCTTATTACTTCTACTGGGAGAGGACTCAACATTCTATCTTCTGAAAAAGAAAGGAAGGAAAAGGTTATAATCCAAAAGTTGGTGATTTTTGAATGTCTTTTGTGGTTTGTGCTTTGTGGAGTTTTCATTTTTCAGTATAAATATGTGCTCCATACTGAAGATTCAATAATGTGAACACATTTTCCTGACATATCAAATGCATTTGAACGGGAAACTGAAAAAACAAATGCAGTAGAAGAGACATACTATTGCTTTCTCTTATACACTATGATAAACGCATTAAGCTAATAGGAAGTCAAGATTTTGATTCACTCCTATGTTATTGATGACGTGATAGCATCATGGGAAGATTTAAAGCCTGAACTCGGGATCAACTTCATTAAACACCTCTCATGAAAATTCATTAGTCTTACAGCTTGTTTGTTCCACAGCTTTTACCTAATTAACGTTGtacttttttatattatattgCGCTTCATATATTCACCACTCGAATCATGTAGGTTTGGGGCGTGCCCTTAGCAGAAATTGTTCTTTTATTTTTGGTGAACGAGGGGAAGTTTGCAATAGTGTGATTCACCTGGTAAATAAAGCACAATGGTGAAAAGTCAGGCTTGAATAGTCAAAGCTGCTTCCTAACTGAAAAAGGAAGTGTTTCAAGGCCTTGGTATGCTACAATAAATTTTAAAATGCAATATAGCCTGTTTGTTGGAATGATCTTTCTTTATCATCCTCTCAATGTGCCCTATGTGACTTGTGATGACACTTGGGAAACATGTTGAGAACTAGAGCATGGATTTGTTCATGTTGAGAACTAGAATATATATTAACTCTGCTATTAGATCAAGATATTGTTTAAGCCAAGGTTTCAACTCTAGATGTTGGGTAAAGAAATAGTTTCAGTAGATTCTCTGGTTCTTTTTGGGTGTTGAGATGTACTTCTGGACTCCTTAGAAGCTCTTTACTTTGCATAGACACAACGACACAGCGCTAAGTTAAACTCTGGGTTTGGGGCTAAGAAATGAGTTCGCGTGATACCATGTTGGCTTGATTAGTTCTGTTCTAGTTAAGAAAATTTTGGTGACTTCATGTAATTGGAATCCTTAATAAGAATGGAGATCattaatttcaaaaaaataagaatggAGATCATGAATGGTTTGTGTAATTATTCATGCCAGTTCCTCTACTGTTGTCCTTGAAGGCCATAATTCATTCATATGCTCTTTGCGGGCATTGTCTACAATCATTTAGCTAAATCAAATGAATATATCAGCTAACTTTGTCAGAAAAGGGTGATTGAAGCTAATTTAGAGGgaaaacaacattttttttttgttcttctgcatgccttatttatttacttcttgACCAGCTTCTGTCCTTTAGTCTGGTTTCATGATGAGCTATTTCTTCAGCTTAGTTATGGCTTGTGTCGCTTTCACTAGAGTTtcctattaaaaaaaattatattaaggCAACTGAAAACCCTTTGGATTTGGTTCGTTAAGCTGCAGCATCACTGATTAGTTCATATTGTGATGGGAGAATGTTAATCTTCGAAAGTAGGTGGGACAATCAATTAAAAGTTGCTGATCTAACTAAATGACTGCCTCATAATTATGCTTTTGTGAACCGTATTTTGCTGTTTTCTTCATGCTTTGATTGATGGCAGGTATTG comes from the Nicotiana sylvestris chromosome 4, ASM39365v2, whole genome shotgun sequence genome and includes:
- the LOC104238988 gene encoding F-box protein At1g47056-like produces the protein MGQSASTVAGAQNRIKFRSSSPVYSMKNSDDSDDVVVVDVFEAGDLDYTNYIPDECLACIFQSLSSGDRKSCSLVCRRWLRVEGQSRHRLSLNAQSDLVAVVPLIFSRFDSVTKLALKCDRRSTSIGDEALVLISLRCRNLTRLKLRSCRELTDAGMEAFAKNCKGLKKLSCGSCAFGAKGMNAVLNNCSALEELSVKRLRGITDGAAAEPIGPGVAGGSLRVVCLKELYNGQCFGPLIIGSKNLRTLKLFRCSGDWDKLLEVIAEQVSCGLVEVHLERLQVSDTGLAAISKCLNLEILHLVKTPECTNIGLKTVAEHCKLLRKLHIDGWKTNRISDEGLIAVAKHCPNLQELVLIGVNPTCASLEKLATNCLNLERLALCGSETVGDPELSCIAAKCNALRKLCIKSCPVSDQGMEALAGGCPNLVKVKVKKCRLVTSESADWLRTTRGSVAVNLDATEPENPDASASDGGVPEVGNENRQVAAQVGGANIASSSTGRSNSFKARLGLTTGRHLVACTFRRWSSFGGSSSSRNT